The following coding sequences lie in one Flavobacterium sediminis genomic window:
- a CDS encoding heme/hemin ABC transporter substrate-binding protein, whose amino-acid sequence MKKTVLLALFLLSAFVYPQQKSLRIISLNGAVTEIICELGFQQNIIATDVTSTYPSSLKVKNLGHVRNLSVESVVALKPDLVLGTEKDINPTLANNLKAAGIKTIFYKQEFSVSGTKQLIAEIAKTLNHKDYAFLQHKIDQEISKAKELTVKPKVLFIYARGAGTLMVAGKNTPMEKIIGLSGGINAITAFENFKPLTPEALLAANPDYILFFSSGMESLGGIDGVLKIDGIEKTKAGKLKNIIAMDGTLLSGFGPRLGEAIVALNTLLRENGK is encoded by the coding sequence ATGAAAAAAACAGTCCTTTTAGCTCTATTTCTGCTTTCAGCCTTTGTGTATCCTCAACAAAAATCTTTGAGAATCATAAGTTTAAACGGTGCCGTAACTGAAATCATCTGCGAGTTAGGTTTTCAACAAAACATTATTGCAACTGATGTTACCAGCACCTACCCTTCCTCTTTAAAAGTCAAAAACTTGGGGCATGTTCGAAATCTTTCCGTTGAATCTGTAGTAGCTTTAAAGCCCGATCTGGTTTTAGGAACTGAAAAAGACATCAATCCTACTCTGGCAAATAATTTAAAAGCAGCCGGAATAAAAACGATATTTTACAAGCAAGAATTTTCTGTATCCGGAACGAAACAATTGATCGCAGAAATTGCTAAAACACTAAATCATAAAGATTATGCATTTCTCCAGCATAAAATTGACCAGGAGATTTCAAAAGCGAAAGAACTGACTGTAAAACCTAAAGTATTGTTCATTTATGCCAGAGGAGCCGGTACTTTAATGGTAGCCGGTAAAAATACTCCCATGGAAAAAATAATTGGTTTATCCGGCGGCATTAATGCCATTACAGCATTTGAAAACTTTAAACCCTTAACTCCTGAAGCACTCTTGGCTGCAAATCCTGATTACATCTTGTTCTTTTCAAGCGGTATGGAAAGCTTAGGTGGTATTGATGGTGTTTTAAAAATAGATGGTATTGAAAAAACAAAAGCCGGCAAACTCAAAAACATCATAGCTATGGATGGCACTTTACTTTCAGGGTTTGGCCCCAGACTGGGAGAAGCTATAGTAGCATTAAATACATTATTACGAGAAAATGGAAAGTAA
- a CDS encoding TonB-dependent receptor plug domain-containing protein — MKKGILIGYAILGVLKLTAQEKERDSISVNGLKEVVVTAQFEPQSLKKSVHNVRVITAADIQNLAANTLGDVLNQYINITVRPSSNTGRSTVSMFGLDAGYFKILIDNVPLVNEGGFGNNIDLSQINLNDIERIEIIEGSMGVTHGANAVSGILNIITKKSTPEKWAITATAQEETVGKEFSFFEEGKHIQNVKAAHTISEHWFASVGGTHNDFKGFLGDMEGKYHTINDGTRGYSWLPKEQWQGNALISYKKNNFRAFYKFEILDEVIDFYGSAAQSGYSSEYGAYKYGEDQRYYTNRLYHHLNVVGKLFSQLNYNVSISHQYQKREVEDFRYNITNDVEMNNSRNKDQSMEVFYSRGTLSNFFKKKRFDIQLGYEAVKNNGFAVVDDEDNQTKEVSKGIDNVDLFAISEINISDKLSIRPGARYSIQSLFDNQYAISLGGRYLLPKNVEIRASVGKSFRTPTFEELYSQIIFDGHYFVGNEDLVPEKSTSYEVSLKKRTVFESGSVLSNSLMAGYIDVKDRITSALTGYEAATPIYEYINISQYNSITISSTNQLKTGNWNFNFGMSLTGISRSMDNLEFSSDDRYLYNFNINSSVSYLVPKWKTTFSAYYKYTGKSQQYVAGTDEYVLSEIEPYSWLDASVRKYFLKDKIELTLGARNLFDITNVNQSNLNQGAGHAVSSQMLLAYGRSYFVKLTYNLNF; from the coding sequence ATGAAAAAAGGAATTCTAATAGGGTATGCTATATTAGGTGTTTTGAAACTTACAGCTCAAGAAAAGGAGAGGGATTCTATAAGTGTTAACGGACTTAAAGAAGTCGTTGTAACGGCTCAGTTTGAACCGCAATCGTTAAAAAAATCAGTTCATAATGTTAGAGTTATTACTGCTGCAGACATACAGAATTTAGCAGCTAATACTCTCGGTGACGTTTTGAACCAATATATAAATATTACCGTTCGCCCCAGTAGTAATACAGGTCGTTCTACAGTTTCAATGTTTGGTCTGGATGCCGGATATTTTAAGATTTTAATAGATAATGTTCCATTGGTAAATGAAGGAGGTTTCGGAAACAATATCGATTTGTCTCAGATAAATCTGAATGATATTGAGAGGATCGAAATAATTGAAGGTTCTATGGGAGTAACACATGGTGCCAATGCAGTTTCCGGAATCTTAAACATTATAACTAAGAAGTCTACTCCTGAAAAATGGGCAATAACAGCTACTGCTCAGGAAGAGACTGTGGGTAAAGAATTCTCTTTTTTTGAAGAAGGAAAGCATATTCAAAATGTAAAAGCAGCACATACTATTTCTGAGCATTGGTTTGCCTCTGTGGGAGGTACTCATAATGATTTTAAAGGTTTTTTAGGAGATATGGAAGGGAAATATCATACAATTAATGACGGAACCAGAGGATATAGCTGGTTGCCTAAAGAACAATGGCAGGGAAATGCATTGATCTCTTATAAAAAGAATAATTTCAGAGCATTCTACAAGTTTGAAATTTTAGATGAAGTAATCGATTTTTACGGTTCGGCAGCTCAGTCCGGATACAGTTCTGAATACGGTGCCTATAAATATGGTGAAGATCAGAGGTATTATACAAACAGATTGTACCATCATTTGAATGTGGTAGGCAAATTGTTCTCGCAGCTTAATTATAATGTTTCTATTTCGCATCAGTACCAGAAAAGAGAAGTAGAAGATTTCAGATACAATATTACTAACGATGTGGAAATGAACAATTCAAGGAACAAGGATCAATCTATGGAAGTGTTTTATTCCAGAGGGACTTTAAGTAACTTTTTTAAGAAAAAGAGATTTGATATTCAACTCGGATATGAAGCTGTTAAGAACAATGGCTTTGCGGTTGTTGATGATGAGGACAATCAAACCAAAGAAGTAAGTAAAGGAATCGATAATGTGGACCTTTTTGCTATTTCTGAGATCAATATTAGCGATAAATTGTCAATTCGTCCTGGAGCAAGATATTCTATACAATCTTTATTTGATAACCAATATGCTATTTCATTAGGGGGGCGCTATTTATTGCCAAAAAATGTTGAAATAAGGGCTTCAGTAGGAAAATCGTTTCGGACACCTACTTTTGAAGAGCTATATAGTCAAATCATTTTTGACGGACATTATTTTGTAGGAAATGAAGATCTGGTTCCGGAAAAAAGTACTTCGTATGAAGTCAGTTTAAAAAAGAGAACCGTATTTGAGTCCGGATCTGTCTTGTCTAATAGTTTAATGGCGGGCTATATTGATGTAAAAGACAGGATTACAAGTGCGCTTACCGGATATGAGGCGGCAACTCCGATCTATGAATACATCAACATAAGCCAATATAACAGCATTACGATTTCTTCTACCAATCAGCTTAAAACGGGAAACTGGAATTTTAATTTCGGGATGTCTTTAACCGGAATTTCCAGATCAATGGACAATCTTGAGTTCTCTTCTGATGATCGTTATCTCTACAATTTCAACATAAATAGTAGTGTTTCTTATTTGGTTCCGAAATGGAAAACTACTTTTTCAGCATACTATAAATATACCGGTAAGTCCCAACAATATGTCGCCGGAACGGATGAATATGTTCTTTCTGAAATAGAGCCATATAGTTGGCTGGATGCATCGGTACGAAAATATTTTCTGAAAGACAAAATAGAATTGACTCTTGGTGCCCGTAACCTTTTTGATATTACTAATGTTAATCAATCCAACCTCAATCAAGGTGCCGGACATGCTGTATCGTCTCAAATGTTATTGGCTTATGGTAGGAGTTACTTTGTAAAACTAACGTATAACCTTAATTTTTAA
- a CDS encoding HmuY family protein produces MKKSIFIVSAVALFMASCSSDDDSTTGGETALLPVDEAVVAPFVGGANEPNQVFVDLSSAQETSIQRDSWDLGFYSGSEFRVILNGSIKMAVKQLNTTDITEVQEEDASVSVGYTTLADLGYVDNPTGILTGVGNGEGTAIAEVSDNDEENKVYLVNLGYEVGTTTPEAGSVALDGEARGWKKIRITKQGNDYVLQYADLDATTAQSVTISKNANYNFVFVSLTNGQTVNVEPESDKWDLNFTGFTNYYPYGTSQITYYFSDFITTNIHGGTQVYEVVVSDATQTETAYADFALEDVEDADFWVSITDQRVIGSNWRNGGGPSSGPSIKDDRFYVVKDTDGNIYKLRLLALTNDNGVRGYPVFEYELL; encoded by the coding sequence ATGAAAAAAAGTATTTTTATTGTATCAGCAGTGGCCTTATTTATGGCTTCTTGTTCAAGTGATGATGATTCAACAACCGGAGGAGAAACAGCCCTTTTACCGGTAGATGAGGCTGTAGTTGCTCCTTTCGTAGGCGGTGCCAATGAACCTAATCAGGTATTTGTAGATTTAAGTAGCGCTCAGGAAACAAGTATTCAACGGGACAGTTGGGATTTAGGATTTTATAGTGGCAGTGAATTCCGGGTGATCCTTAACGGTTCGATCAAAATGGCTGTAAAGCAGTTGAACACAACCGATATAACAGAAGTTCAGGAAGAAGATGCTTCTGTGTCTGTAGGATATACCACTTTAGCGGATCTGGGCTATGTTGATAATCCTACCGGAATTTTAACCGGAGTCGGAAATGGGGAAGGAACGGCAATTGCAGAAGTTTCAGATAATGATGAGGAAAATAAGGTTTACTTGGTCAATCTGGGGTATGAAGTAGGAACTACTACGCCGGAAGCCGGATCTGTAGCTTTAGACGGTGAAGCAAGAGGCTGGAAAAAAATAAGAATTACTAAACAAGGCAATGATTATGTGTTGCAATATGCGGATCTGGATGCTACAACCGCTCAATCTGTAACAATCTCTAAAAATGCAAACTATAACTTTGTGTTTGTAAGTTTAACAAACGGACAAACAGTAAATGTTGAGCCGGAATCGGATAAATGGGATTTGAACTTTACCGGTTTTACAAATTACTACCCTTACGGAACCAGTCAGATCACTTACTATTTTTCAGATTTTATTACAACTAATATCCACGGAGGAACACAAGTGTATGAAGTAGTTGTTAGTGATGCAACACAAACGGAGACTGCGTATGCGGATTTTGCATTGGAAGATGTTGAAGATGCTGATTTTTGGGTGTCAATTACGGATCAAAGAGTTATTGGAAGCAATTGGAGAAATGGCGGAGGACCTTCTTCCGGTCCAAGTATAAAAGACGATCGTTTTTACGTGGTTAAAGATACAGACGGGAATATCTATAAATTAAGATTGTTAGCATTGACAAATGATAACGGAGTGCGAGGATATCCTGTTTTTGAATATGAATTGCTATAA
- a CDS encoding DUF3050 domain-containing protein, whose protein sequence is MNTQTIHKTIEPYKKQLLHHNLYHEIKSLDDLYCFVENHVYAVWDFMSLLKALQNKLTCTTTPWVPVGNPEVRYLINEIVLAEETDINQAGKRKSHYELYLDAMEACGANTSTVLDFLHDVQETQNIFVSIKHSSLHENVKDFLDFTFRVIEEGNVHQIAAAFTFGREDLIPEMFTEILKNFQNNFPDTDLSQLIYYFERHIELDGDEHGPMAMKMIEELCGDDDKKWQEATDMAILALEKRIKLWDAISEQIMLKQELV, encoded by the coding sequence ATGAATACCCAAACGATCCATAAAACAATTGAGCCGTACAAAAAACAATTGCTTCATCATAACTTATATCATGAAATAAAAAGTTTAGATGATTTGTACTGCTTTGTAGAAAATCATGTGTATGCCGTATGGGATTTTATGTCGTTGTTAAAAGCTTTACAAAATAAATTGACCTGCACGACTACTCCTTGGGTTCCGGTAGGAAACCCTGAGGTTCGCTATTTGATCAATGAAATTGTATTAGCAGAAGAAACAGACATTAATCAGGCAGGCAAAAGAAAAAGTCATTACGAACTATATTTAGATGCAATGGAAGCTTGCGGAGCTAATACCTCAACCGTTTTAGACTTTTTGCATGATGTCCAGGAAACACAAAATATTTTCGTATCTATAAAACATAGCTCTTTGCATGAAAATGTAAAAGACTTTCTGGACTTTACTTTCAGAGTAATTGAAGAAGGCAACGTACATCAAATTGCTGCTGCCTTTACTTTCGGAAGAGAAGACCTAATACCGGAAATGTTTACCGAGATTCTAAAAAACTTCCAAAATAACTTCCCTGACACTGACCTATCTCAACTGATCTACTATTTTGAAAGACACATTGAGCTTGACGGGGACGAACATGGCCCTATGGCAATGAAAATGATAGAAGAACTTTGCGGTGACGATGACAAAAAATGGCAGGAAGCAACCGATATGGCGATACTTGCTTTAGAAAAAAGAATCAAACTTTGGGATGCTATCAGCGAACAAATAATGTTGAAGCAAGAACTGGTTTAA
- a CDS encoding acyl-CoA dehydrogenase family protein — MKPDLFQSPDYYLLDDLLSDEHKLVREASRAWVKKEVSPIIEEYAQRAEFPKQLIKGLGEIGGFGPYIPVEYGGAGLDQISYGLIMQEIERGDSGIRSTSSVQSSLVMYPIWKYGTEEQKMKYLPKLATGEMMGCFGLTEPDFGSNPSGMITNFKDKGDHYLLNGAKMWISNAPFADIAVVWAKNEEGRIHGLVVERGMEGFSTPETHNKWSLRASATGELIFDNVKVPKENLLPGKSGLGAPLGCLDSARYGIAWGAIGAAMDCYDTALRYSKERIQFDKPIGATQLQQKKLAEMITEITKAQLLAWRLGVLRNEGRATSAQISMAKRNNVDMAIKIAREARQMLGGMGITGEYSIMRHMMNLESVITYEGTHDIHLLITGMDVTGLSAFK; from the coding sequence ATGAAACCAGATTTATTTCAGTCCCCTGATTATTATTTATTAGACGATCTATTATCAGATGAACATAAATTAGTCCGTGAAGCCAGCAGAGCTTGGGTAAAAAAAGAAGTTTCTCCTATTATAGAAGAGTATGCCCAACGTGCTGAATTTCCGAAACAACTTATAAAAGGATTAGGAGAAATTGGCGGATTTGGCCCATACATTCCGGTTGAATACGGAGGAGCTGGACTTGACCAGATCTCGTACGGATTGATCATGCAGGAAATTGAACGTGGTGATTCAGGTATACGATCTACTTCATCTGTACAGTCTTCATTAGTTATGTATCCTATTTGGAAATACGGAACAGAAGAGCAAAAAATGAAATATCTTCCTAAACTGGCAACAGGAGAAATGATGGGGTGTTTCGGTTTAACGGAACCCGATTTCGGATCCAATCCGAGCGGAATGATCACTAATTTTAAAGACAAAGGTGATCACTATCTTTTGAACGGTGCCAAAATGTGGATTTCCAATGCTCCGTTTGCTGATATTGCAGTAGTTTGGGCTAAAAACGAAGAAGGAAGAATTCACGGTTTAGTTGTGGAACGAGGTATGGAAGGCTTTTCAACTCCTGAAACCCACAACAAATGGTCACTTCGCGCTTCAGCGACAGGTGAACTGATCTTTGACAATGTAAAAGTACCTAAAGAGAACTTGTTACCTGGAAAATCAGGTCTTGGTGCTCCTCTAGGCTGTTTAGATTCTGCCCGCTATGGTATTGCCTGGGGAGCTATCGGAGCTGCTATGGATTGTTACGATACGGCTTTGCGTTATTCTAAAGAGCGTATTCAATTTGACAAACCCATCGGAGCTACACAATTACAACAAAAAAAATTAGCAGAAATGATCACTGAGATCACTAAAGCACAATTATTAGCCTGGCGTTTAGGTGTTCTCCGCAATGAAGGAAGAGCTACTTCTGCTCAGATCTCAATGGCAAAACGCAACAATGTTGATATGGCAATTAAAATTGCTCGTGAAGCCCGTCAAATGTTAGGGGGAATGGGAATTACCGGAGAATATTCAATCATGCGCCACATGATGAATTTAGAGTCTGTAATTACGTATGAAGGCACACACGATATCCACTTACTGATCACCGGAATGGATGTAACCGGTCTTTCAGCATTCAAATAA
- a CDS encoding tRNA1(Val) (adenine(37)-N6)-methyltransferase, with the protein MFRFKQFSINQERTAMKVGTDGVLLGAWSPLKNSPYNILDIGSGTGLIALMLAQRSHAEQIDALEIDENAYEECVENFENSPWNDRLFCYHADLTTFTEEFFEEEEYDLIVSNPPFYTDAYKSQNTGRDLARFEEALPFEELIECTVALLSEKGVFSVIIPFKEEEHFITICQSFDLYPFQITRVKGTPETEIKRSLLAFSFENKETEISSLTIETNRHEYTAEYVELTQAFYLKM; encoded by the coding sequence ATGTTCCGTTTTAAACAATTCTCCATCAACCAAGAGCGTACTGCCATGAAAGTAGGTACTGACGGCGTGTTATTAGGTGCTTGGTCTCCGCTAAAAAATTCCCCTTATAATATTCTCGACATCGGATCCGGAACCGGTCTTATTGCATTAATGCTGGCTCAAAGAAGCCATGCTGAACAAATAGATGCTCTTGAGATCGATGAAAATGCTTATGAAGAATGCGTAGAAAATTTTGAAAATTCACCTTGGAATGATCGATTGTTTTGTTATCATGCCGATTTAACAACGTTCACAGAAGAATTTTTTGAGGAGGAAGAATATGACCTCATTGTTTCTAACCCTCCTTTTTATACCGATGCTTATAAATCTCAAAACACAGGTAGAGATCTAGCCCGATTTGAAGAAGCATTGCCTTTTGAAGAATTAATTGAATGCACTGTAGCTTTACTTTCAGAAAAAGGTGTTTTCAGTGTTATCATTCCGTTTAAAGAAGAAGAACATTTTATTACGATCTGCCAATCGTTTGATCTTTATCCATTTCAGATTACACGTGTTAAAGGAACACCTGAAACTGAAATTAAAAGAAGTCTTTTGGCTTTCTCTTTTGAGAATAAAGAAACGGAAATTTCAAGTTTAACAATTGAAACTAACCGCCATGAATACACAGCGGAATATGTTGAACTTACCCAAGCGTTTTATCTGAAAATGTGA
- the rimM gene encoding ribosome maturation factor RimM (Essential for efficient processing of 16S rRNA): MRKKDCFYLGKVAKKFSFKGEVLIYLDTDEPEIYENMESVFVELNKSLVPFFIERSLIHRGDFLRVKFEDVSSEQEADEIIGCEVYLPLSMLPKLEGNKFYYHEIEGFQVEDVRLGTIGKLIRVNDNNTQALFEIDHEGSTILVPVIDDFIVEVNRREQKLILNTPEGLVDLYLG; this comes from the coding sequence ATGCGTAAAAAAGATTGTTTCTATTTAGGCAAGGTTGCGAAAAAATTCAGTTTCAAAGGGGAAGTTCTGATCTACTTAGACACGGATGAACCCGAAATTTACGAAAATATGGAATCAGTTTTTGTTGAACTCAACAAAAGTCTGGTTCCATTTTTTATTGAAAGAAGCCTAATTCACAGAGGAGATTTCCTGAGAGTTAAATTTGAAGATGTCAGTTCCGAACAAGAAGCAGATGAGATCATAGGCTGCGAAGTTTATTTACCGCTCAGCATGCTCCCTAAACTGGAAGGCAACAAGTTTTATTACCACGAGATAGAAGGATTTCAGGTGGAAGATGTAAGATTGGGCACAATAGGCAAGCTCATTCGTGTAAATGACAACAACACCCAAGCCTTATTTGAAATCGACCACGAAGGAAGTACTATATTAGTACCGGTTATTGATGACTTTATAGTAGAGGTTAACCGAAGAGAACAAAAACTGATTCTAAATACTCCCGAAGGTTTAGTCGACTTATATCTGGGATAA
- a CDS encoding 30S ribosomal protein S16 yields MPVKIRLQRHGKKGKPFYWIVAADSRSKRDGKFLEKLGTYNPNTNPATIDLNLDGAVQWLHNGAQPTDTARAILSYKGALLKHHLDGGVRKGALTQEQADAKLATWLEEKAGKVGAKQDGLAKAKDDAKAKALQAEKEVNEKRIAAKVEAEKAAEAEATATEEAAEEAPAVEENNEETEA; encoded by the coding sequence ATGCCTGTAAAAATTAGATTACAAAGACATGGTAAAAAAGGAAAACCTTTTTACTGGATCGTAGCAGCTGATTCACGCTCTAAAAGAGATGGTAAATTCCTTGAAAAATTAGGAACTTACAACCCGAACACTAACCCTGCAACTATCGACTTAAACTTAGACGGTGCTGTACAATGGTTACACAACGGGGCTCAGCCTACAGACACAGCAAGAGCAATCTTGTCTTACAAAGGAGCTTTATTAAAACACCACTTAGACGGAGGTGTACGTAAAGGTGCTTTAACTCAAGAACAAGCTGATGCTAAATTAGCTACTTGGTTAGAAGAAAAAGCTGGTAAAGTAGGAGCAAAACAAGATGGTTTAGCAAAAGCTAAAGATGACGCTAAAGCAAAAGCTTTACAAGCTGAAAAAGAAGTAAACGAAAAACGTATTGCTGCTAAAGTTGAAGCTGAAAAAGCAGCTGAAGCTGAAGCTACTGCAACTGAAGAGGCTGCTGAAGAAGCACCTGCAGTTGAAGAGAACAACGAAGAAACAGAAGCTTAA
- a CDS encoding DUF6252 family protein, with product MKKILSLALFAVVLVSCNQDIKTNTPAFQAKINDANWRANDARVSLGENNGIVITAFTAYEELVLETSSTNPGHMCWELLIKIILRRTTSIAKE from the coding sequence ATGAAAAAAATTTTATCTTTAGCGTTGTTTGCAGTTGTTTTGGTTTCCTGTAATCAGGATATCAAGACAAATACTCCTGCTTTTCAGGCAAAAATTAATGATGCGAACTGGCGTGCTAATGACGCAAGGGTTTCATTAGGAGAAAATAATGGTATTGTAATCACAGCTTTTACGGCGTATGAAGAGTTGGTGTTAGAGACATCTTCTACAAACCCGGGACATATGTGTTGGGAACTACTAATCAAAATAATTTTGCGTCGTACTACTTCAATAGCGAAGGAATAG
- a CDS encoding DUF6252 family protein, with protein sequence MLGTTNQNNFASYYFNSEGIEAYYDTDTYYGPAYKIASILNGGADYSNTTGALTQSYTGTGSGMKLSIQTDATGKVTSAVIVARGDGYKAGDIVTILGGNGSARVRILNVQQSNGEIVIESFENGTFTGTFKLNAANEDGEMITFSEGNFYKVPVY encoded by the coding sequence GTGTTGGGAACTACTAATCAAAATAATTTTGCGTCGTACTACTTCAATAGCGAAGGAATAGAAGCGTATTATGATACAGATACGTATTACGGTCCGGCCTATAAAATTGCTTCTATATTAAATGGTGGAGCTGATTATAGTAACACGACAGGAGCTTTAACGCAAAGTTATACCGGAACAGGATCCGGTATGAAATTATCGATTCAGACTGATGCTACCGGAAAAGTTACTTCTGCTGTAATAGTTGCGAGAGGAGACGGTTATAAAGCAGGTGATATAGTTACTATTTTAGGAGGTAATGGCAGTGCCAGAGTAAGAATTCTTAATGTACAGCAAAGTAACGGTGAGATTGTTATTGAATCTTTTGAAAACGGAACATTTACCGGAACATTCAAATTGAATGCAGCAAATGAAGATGGAGAAATGATTACTTTCTCAGAAGGGAACTTTTATAAAGTACCGGTTTATTAA
- a CDS encoding TolC family protein, whose protein sequence is MWSERQEYSHSIKTYSLNTLTSIFFIVFADSALNAQEKQKISLQKALEIAKENNLVVKKGLLLQLITEEEIREKEELRLPEVDFHSLYSRITNLTEFKGGFLKDKAVTRTIPEIYDISSSLRMPVYSGNKINNLVKKAKQEHEISKIVLEKAENDVQLQVVASYLGIYKMMELQKIINENIEEERERLKEVSSFKKHGTVTKDEVLRAELQLSERQLDSMNNEKNIDIVLHDLKTILQFPENTEITIDTTDLLQEDAFLDLEYYHQLALQNEDVRIAEQEVEIKKTEVQLAKAGFYPNISFFGNYNLRYPNYMFFPPDPYLYSLGQVGFEATFNISGLYKNKSRVQLAKAKMEMQENERNRVKDEMSDRVFKQFTEYKEITDKFKVTDKAVVLATENYRIVKLKYLNQLALVTEMVDADNALIQAKFNQIATRIDAVMKHYELLHTTGQLAK, encoded by the coding sequence ATGTGGTCAGAGAGGCAGGAGTATTCACACTCTATTAAAACGTATTCATTAAATACTTTAACATCTATTTTTTTTATCGTATTTGCTGACAGTGCATTAAATGCACAAGAAAAACAAAAGATTTCATTACAGAAAGCTTTAGAGATAGCAAAAGAGAACAACCTTGTGGTTAAAAAAGGGCTATTACTACAGCTAATAACTGAGGAAGAGATTCGCGAAAAGGAAGAGTTAAGGCTTCCCGAAGTAGATTTTCATTCTCTTTATTCCCGGATTACCAATTTAACAGAATTCAAAGGAGGTTTCTTAAAAGATAAAGCGGTTACGAGAACTATTCCTGAAATTTATGACATCAGCAGTTCTTTAAGAATGCCGGTTTATTCAGGGAATAAGATTAACAATCTGGTTAAAAAAGCAAAACAAGAACATGAGATCAGTAAAATTGTTCTGGAAAAAGCGGAGAATGACGTACAGTTGCAAGTTGTAGCTTCTTATTTGGGTATTTATAAAATGATGGAGCTTCAAAAAATCATTAATGAGAACATTGAAGAAGAGCGCGAGCGATTAAAAGAAGTTTCCTCTTTTAAAAAACATGGAACAGTAACAAAGGACGAAGTGTTGCGTGCTGAATTACAGCTTTCCGAACGGCAGTTAGATTCCATGAACAATGAGAAGAATATTGATATTGTACTACACGATTTAAAAACGATCCTGCAATTTCCGGAAAATACTGAAATTACCATTGATACAACCGATTTGTTACAAGAAGATGCTTTTTTAGATTTGGAATACTACCATCAATTGGCTTTGCAAAACGAAGACGTCAGAATTGCAGAACAGGAAGTTGAGATTAAAAAGACAGAAGTACAATTAGCTAAAGCCGGATTTTATCCCAATATCAGTTTCTTTGGAAATTATAACTTACGATATCCCAATTATATGTTTTTTCCGCCTGATCCGTATTTGTATAGTTTGGGTCAAGTCGGATTTGAAGCTACGTTTAATATTTCGGGATTATATAAAAATAAATCCCGTGTGCAATTGGCTAAAGCCAAAATGGAAATGCAGGAGAATGAACGAAATAGAGTTAAAGACGAAATGTCGGACAGAGTTTTTAAACAATTTACCGAGTACAAAGAGATTACTGATAAGTTTAAAGTAACAGATAAAGCAGTTGTTTTAGCAACTGAGAACTATCGAATTGTCAAATTGAAATATTTGAATCAATTAGCTTTGGTTACAGAAATGGTCGATGCGGATAATGCTTTGATTCAGGCTAAGTTCAATCAGATTGCCACTCGGATCGATGCTGTAATGAAACACTACGAACTACTGCATACGACAGGTCAGCTTGCAAAATAA